The Coffea arabica cultivar ET-39 chromosome 3c, Coffea Arabica ET-39 HiFi, whole genome shotgun sequence genome contains a region encoding:
- the LOC140037812 gene encoding uncharacterized protein: protein MVNVSRHVELSILWLVNEGECSFWYDNWLGSGALFLRVADTPHVSFAELVCNGSWNIYRLTQILPPECVANVVRLPVPRRGFPDEAVWMPTTSGKFSLASAYQEVRQVRNNSMAFSRIWQSSIPLKISFFMHRMLLRRLPLDDILGRMGFQLPSKCFCCVPATGEELEHVFSTGQLASQVWSYFQNMCGVVVQGSEVHARLITWWLSPALSRQQRFVLDVLPSLICWNIWKARNRAVFDGIQPQDQGICNMIAHDVKAAFEIRFQKELGMLTFPQFYEKISYPSYVYNIRVVR from the coding sequence ATGGTAAATGTGAGCCGGCATGTAGAATTATCTATATTATGGCTGGTGAATGAGGGGGAGTGCAGTTTCTGGTACGATAATTGGTTGGGGAGTGGGGCACTGTTCCTTAGAGTGGCAGATACGCCGCATGTGTCTTTTGCGGAATTGGTGTGCAATGGGAGCTGGAATATCTATCGGCTGACACAAATATTACCGCCGGAGTGTGTTGCTAATGTGGTACGGCTCCCGGTGCCTCGCAGGGGGTTCCCTGACGAAGCTGTCTGGATGCCTACGACGTCAGGGAAATTTTCTTTAGCATCGGCCTACCAAGAGGTTCGCCAGGTTCGGAATAACTCAATGGCTTTCTCCAGAATCTGGCAATCTAGCATTCCATTGAAAATCTCCTTTTTCATGCACCGAATGCTACTGAGAAGATTGCCCCTAGATGACATTCTGGGACGGATGGGGTTTCAGTTACCGTCCAAATGTTTCTGCTGTGTGCCTGCCACAGGAGAGGAACTCGAGCATGTATTTTCCACGGGACAACTGGCCTCCCAGGTCTGGAGTTACTTCCAAAACATGTGCGGTGTAGTCGTCCAGGGCTCCGAAGTACATGCACGTTTGATTACGTGGTGGCTTTCCCCGGCGTTGTCTCGGCAGCAGAGGTTTGTGTTGGATGTGCTCCCTAGTCTCATTTGCTGGAATATTTGGAAGGCCAGGAATAGAGCGGTCTTTGATGGTATCCAGCCGCAAGACCAAGGTATTTGTAATATGATTGCTCACGATGTCAAAGCTGCGTTTGAGATTCGGTTTCAGAAGGAGTTGGGTATGCTGACTTTCCCCCAATTTTATGAGAAGATCTCTTACCCATCCTATGTTTACAATATCAGAGTTGTCCGATAG
- the LOC140037811 gene encoding uncharacterized protein encodes MDALRGIRVCVEEGVVRDSNGHAVFAFSAFLGEGTSLRAEALAALVGSRLCRAKGVERLAIQADSLLLIGILQGRLHCPWHIKREVEQILSLAGERPIFMHCYRESNKVADILSNEGVSHPLEEVRIYDSWYTIPLLARGEIRLNRLGVPSIRRIKGTRDLV; translated from the coding sequence ATGGATGCTCTAAGGGGAATCCGGGTGTGTGTGGAGGAGGGGGTGGTCAGGGATTCGAATGGGCATGCTGTGTTTGCGTTCTCGGCGTTCCTTGGAGAGGGCACGAGTCTACGAGCAGAGGCATTGGCTGCCTTGGTTGGCAGCCGGTTATGTCGTGCGAAGGGAGTTGAACGTCTGGCTATACAAGCTGATTCATTACTGTTGATTGGGATATTACAAGGGCGGCTACATTGCCCCTGGCACATTAAGAGAGAGGTGGAGCAAATATTGAGCCTGGCGGGGGAACGTCCTATTTTCATGCACTGTTATAGGGAATCGAACAAGGTTGCTGACATCTTGTCCAATGAGGGGGTTTCTCACCCGCTAGAAGAGGTTAGGATTTATGACAGTTGGTACACTATTCCGTTGCTGGCCAGGGGGGAAATTAGGCTTAACAGATTAGGAGTACCTTCCATTAGAAGAATAAAGGGAACTagggatttggtgtga
- the LOC113734609 gene encoding major allergen Pru ar 1-like, with protein MAPVTSSYEVTSSIPPARLFKATILEEKHLHKILPQGVKSVEILEGDGGVGTIKLTTFVDGGEHKTAKQRVDGIDKEKFTYSYTVLEADGFNDVIEKICCVIKFEPSADGGSICKTTNTYYPKGGAQIGEEHLKGGKEMGLGMVKAVEAYLHANPTAYN; from the exons atggCCCCTGTCACTTCCAGTTATGAGGTCACCTCCTCAATCCCTCCTGCAAGGTTGTTCAAGGCCACCATCCTTGAAGAGAAGCATCTTCACAAGATCTTGCCACAGGGTGTTAAGAGTGTCGAAATCCTTGAAGGAGATGGTGGAGTTGGCACAATTAAGTTGACCACATTTGTTGATG GTGGCGAGCATAAGACTGCCAAACAGAGAGTTGATGGAATTGACAAAGAAAAATTTACATACAGCTATACTGTACTTGAAGCTGATGGATTTAACGATGTAATCGAGAAAATCTGTTGTGTCATCAAATTTGAACCCTCTGCTGATGGAGGTTCAATCTGCAAAACCACTAACACATACTACCCCAAAGGTGGTGCTCAGATCGGTGAGGAACACCTCAAGGGAGGAAAAGAGATGGGTTTGGGAATGGTTAAGGCTGTTGAGGCTTACCTCCATGCAAATCCTACTGCCTACAACTAA